The genomic segment GAGCACAAAGGCGAGCGGGTTCGGGTCCATGCCGAGGAGGTTTTCTATGCATTAGGCCGCCTGCCAAACCTGGGCGGCCTCGGGCTGGATAAGATAGGGGCCCAGGTCCAGTACGAACGAATTGTCACCGATGCCTCGATGCAGACTTCCCTGCCCCATGTCTATGCCGCAGGCGACTGCACCGGCCTTTACGAAATCGTTCATATCGCCGTTCAGCAAGGCGAGATTGCGGGCCACAACATCGCGCATCCGGAAGCCAAGAAACAAATGGATTACCGCCTGCGCACCGAAGTCATCTTTACCGAGCCGCAAATCGCGGCCGTGGGCCTGACGGAAAAGAAAGCGCACGTGCTCAACATCCCGTATGCCGTGGCGAAATATCCGTTCAATGACCATGGCAAATCATTGATCATGGGGGCTACGGACGGTTTCGTGAAACTTCTGGCCGAACCCATGACCGGTGAAATCCTGGGTGGCTGTTGCGTTGGGCCGGTTGGCGGCGAACTTATCCATGAAATCATTGCCGCAATGAGCAAGCGCATGACCGTGCATGAATTGGCCGCTATGCCGCACTATCACCCTACCCTGGCAGAAATCTGGACTTATCCGGCCGAAGAGCTCGTGGCGGAGATTCGTGCGTGAACGGGGTTATGCCTCTTTCCACAACCCTTTTAACGGACCTGCGCCGGCTGCTTGGGGCTGGCAACGTCCTGACCGAGCAGGAAGACCTCATCCCATACTCCTTTGATGCTACTGCGGCGCTGAGGCAGATGCCCGGGTCCGTTGTTTTTGCGCAAACCACTGGCCAGGTCTCAGCGATTCTCAAGCTGGCAAATCAGGGCCGGATACCCGTCGTGACGCGCGGTTCGGGGACCGGTCTGAGCGGTGGCAGCATTCCCGTACCGGATTGCCTGGTGCTGTGCCTGGCCAAAATGGACGGCGTTCTCGAGTTGGACCGCGCCAATCTCACCTTGCTGGCTGAGGCGGGCGCCACCACCCAAGCAGTTTCCGATACCGCTGCCGCCGCCGGGCTTTTTTATCCGCCTGATCCTGGTTCGATGACAATCTCCACAATCGGCGGCAACGTGGCGGAAAACTCGGGCGGTCTGCGCGGCCTGAAATACGGCGTTACCCGCAATTATGTGATGGGCCTTGAAGTGGTTTTGCCCGATGGCGAGGTCCTTTGGACGGGCAACAAATGCGTGAAGGATGTCGCCGGTTATTCCATCAAAGACCTCTTCATCGGGTCGGAAGGGACACTCGGCGTCATCACCAAGGTGCTGCTCAAGTTAATCCCCAAGCCCGCCGCCAAGAAAACCCTCGTCGCCACTTTTGCACAGATGGATCAGGCGGCCCAGGCTGTTTCGGATATCATCGCAGCGCACATTATCCCCTGTACGCTCGAGTTTTTGGACCGTACCACAATTCAATGCGTGGAGGAGTTCGCAAAAATTGGCCTGCCCCTGGACTGCGAAGCGCTATTGCTGATGGAAACGGACGGGCACCCAGGTCCGGTCGCCGAAGAAGCGGCACGAATGGAGGCCCTGGCCCGCAAGAACGGGGCCGCCGACGTGCGGGCCGCCAAAGACGAAGCGGAAGCCGCCCGCCTGGCCAGCGCCCGGCGCAGCGCCTTCTCTGCGCTCGCGCGGGTTGCCCCAACCACCATCCTCGAAGACGCCACCGTACCCCGAAGCCAATTAGCGAACATGATCCGATTCGTTGAGGAGGTCGCAAAAAAATATCGCCTGCGCATCGGCGCTTTCGGCCACATGGGCGATGGCAATCTTCATCCCACCTTCCTGACCGACGAACGCAACCACGAGGAGATGCATCGCGTCGAGGTCGCCTTCAAAGAGATTTTCGCCGAGGCCGTCCGGCTGGGCGGCACGATAACCGGCGAGCACGGCGTTGGCCTTGCCAAAAAATCGTTCCTGCCGGCATTCGCCGGCGATGCTCCAATGCGCGTCATGCGCGAGTTCCGCCGTGCGCTGGACCCAAAGGGGATTCTGAATCCCGGGAAGATGTTTGATGTTCTATGAGTCCATCGGCGTCTCACCTCAAGAACCTCGATTATTCCGTCCTGCAA from the Verrucomicrobiia bacterium genome contains:
- a CDS encoding FAD-linked oxidase C-terminal domain-containing protein, with the translated sequence MPLSTTLLTDLRRLLGAGNVLTEQEDLIPYSFDATAALRQMPGSVVFAQTTGQVSAILKLANQGRIPVVTRGSGTGLSGGSIPVPDCLVLCLAKMDGVLELDRANLTLLAEAGATTQAVSDTAAAAGLFYPPDPGSMTISTIGGNVAENSGGLRGLKYGVTRNYVMGLEVVLPDGEVLWTGNKCVKDVAGYSIKDLFIGSEGTLGVITKVLLKLIPKPAAKKTLVATFAQMDQAAQAVSDIIAAHIIPCTLEFLDRTTIQCVEEFAKIGLPLDCEALLLMETDGHPGPVAEEAARMEALARKNGAADVRAAKDEAEAARLASARRSAFSALARVAPTTILEDATVPRSQLANMIRFVEEVAKKYRLRIGAFGHMGDGNLHPTFLTDERNHEEMHRVEVAFKEIFAEAVRLGGTITGEHGVGLAKKSFLPAFAGDAPMRVMREFRRALDPKGILNPGKMFDVL